The Sus scrofa isolate TJ Tabasco breed Duroc chromosome X, Sscrofa11.1, whole genome shotgun sequence genome has a segment encoding these proteins:
- the FOXO4 gene encoding forkhead box protein O4, protein MDPGNENSARQAAATVDLDPDFEPQSRPRSCTWPLPRPELAPEPPEPPEVESGLGEKVHPEGRSEGRSQPTLLPNRLPDPAGGPQPGILGAVTGPRKGGSRRNAWGNQSYAELISQAIESAPEKRLTLAQIYEWMVRTVPYFKDKGDSNSSAGWKNSIRHNLSLHSKFIKVHNEATGKSSWWMLNPEGGKSGKAPRRRAASMDSSSKLLRGRSKAPKKKPAVLPAPPESATPRSPVGHFAKWSGSPCSRNREEADVWSTFRPRSSSNASTVSTRPSPRGPEPEVLAEEEMPSTASGYAGGVPPTLKEDLELLDGLNLTSPHSLLPRSSLSGFSLQHPGVSGPLHTYSTSLFSPAEGSLSAGEGCFSSSQSLEALLTSDTPPPPADVLMTQVDPILSQAPTLLLLGSIPSSSKLGTGGGLGPKPLEAPGPSSLVPTLPMMAPAPPPVMAGAPVPKPLGASVLTPPAEAPSQDRMPQDLDLDMYMENLECDMDNIISDLMDGGEGLDFNFEPDP, encoded by the exons ATGGATCCAGGGAATGAGAATTCAGCCAGACAGGCTGCCGCGACCGTAGACCTCGATCCCGACTTCGAACCCCAGAGCCGTCCCCGCTCCTGCACCTGGCCCCTTCCCCGACCAGAGCTCGCTCCCGAGCCGCCCGAGCCGCCCGAGGTGGAGTCAGGTCTGGGAGAGAAGGTACACCCGGAGGGGCGCTCGGAGGGGCGCTCCCAGCCGACCCTGTTGCCCAACCGGCTCCCAGACCCGGCAGGGGGCCCCCAGCCCGGGATCCTGGGGGCTGTAACAGGTCCTCGGAAGGGAGGCTCCCGCCGGAATGCCTGGGGAAATCAGTCATATGCAGAACTCATCAGCCAGGCCATTGAAAGCGCCCCCGAGAAGCGACTGACACTCGCCCAGATCTATGAGTGGATGGTCCGCACCGTGCCCTACTTCAAGGACAAGGGGGACAGCAACAGCTCAGCAGGATGGAAG AACTCGATCCGCCACAACCTGTCCCTGCACAGCAAGTTCATCAAGGTTCACAACGAGGCTACCGGCAAGAGCTCTTGGTGGATGCTGAATCCGGAGGGAGGCAAGAGCGGCAAGGCGCCCCGCCGCCGGGCAGCCTCCATGGATAGCAGCAGCAAGCTGCTCCGGGGCCGCAGCAAAGCCCCCAAGAAGAAACCAGCTGTGCTACCAGCTCCACCCGAAAGTGCCACTCCCAGGAGCCCCGTTGGCCACTTTGCCAAGTGGTCAGGCAGCCCTTGCTCTCGAAACCGAGAGGAAGCCGATGTATGGAGCACCTTCCGTCCACGAAGCAGTTCAAATGCTAGCACTGTCAGCACCCGGCCCTCCCCTAGGGGGCCAGAGCCTGAGGTGCTGGCGGAAGAGGAAATGCCATCCACAGCCAGCGGCTATGCAGGGGGTGTCCCTCCCACCCTAAAAGAAGATCTAGAGCTGTTAGATGGGCTCAATCTCACATCTCCCCATTCTCTGCTGCCTCGGAGCAGCCTCTCTGGCTTCTCTTTGCAGCATCCTGGGGTTTCGGGCCCCTTACACACCTACAGCACCTCCCTCTTCAGCCCAGCAGAGGGGTCCCTGTCAGCAGGAGAAGGGTGCTTCTCCAGCTCCCAGTCTCTGGAGGCTCTGCTCACCTCTGATACACCACCACCCCCTGCTGATGTCCTCATGACCCAGGTAGATCCCATTCTGTCCCAGGCTCCAACACTTCTGTTGCTGGGGAGCATACCCTCCTCCAGTAAGCTAGGCACAGGGGGCGGCCTAGGTCCTAAGCCCCTAGAGGCTCCAGGGCCCAGCAGTCTGGTTCCCACCCTTCCGATGATGGCGCCAGCACCGCCTCCAGTCATGGCCGGTGCTCCTGTCCCCAAGCCCCTGGGGGCTTCTGTGCTTACACCCCCTGCTGAAGCGCCAAGCCAAGATCGAATGCCTCAGGATCTCGATCTTGATATGTATATGGAAAACCTGGAGTGTGACATGGATAACATCATCAGTGACCTCATGGATGGAGGCGAAGGACTGGACTTCAACTTTGAGCCAG ATCCCTGA
- the CXHXorf65 gene encoding LOW QUALITY PROTEIN: uncharacterized protein CXorf65 homolog (The sequence of the model RefSeq protein was modified relative to this genomic sequence to represent the inferred CDS: substituted 1 base at 1 genomic stop codon), protein MFIFIKHGGEGSHRAVGLGMFEGSGVHRDGITREGPHAPSHLFSDNQQFLANINCSVLLLLHYVRRKMGLPKTDTIDLCDETGTMKLFFLTKTPGDYANKLLTPRSTYFVCKVERGAPGTRLENAYRAFVPLLKNPEPEIIENLRTQCDILERNRVKMLRSQEAKKVVPIDSSANLPYKSSGRSDEEGPTRRGPLFRTRADFLSRRDKHRXQNKSDQSGKGKKGRDSCLGP, encoded by the exons ATGTTCATCTTTATCAAACATGGAGGTGAGGGGTCTCACAGAGCTGTAGGGCTGGGGATGTTTGAGGGCAGTGGAGTTCACAGGGATGGTATAACTAGGGAAGGGCCACATGCCCCATCCCATCTCTTCTCAGATAATCAGCAGTTTCTGGCCAATATTAATTGTTCTGTCCTCCTGTTGCTGCATTATGTCCGCCGTAAAATGGGGCTGCCTAAAACAG ACACCATCGATTTGTGTGATGAAACGGGGACAATGAAGTTGTTTTTCCTGACGAAGACCCCCGGAGACTATGCCAACAAATTACTTACACCTCGAAGCACCTACTTCGTTTGTAAGGTGGAGCGTGGGGCACCAG GAACTCGACTTGAAAATGCCTATAGGGCTTTTGTGCCCCTCCTGAAGAATCCAGAACCTGAGATAATTG AGAACTTGCGTACACAATGTGACATCCTGGAGAGGAATCGAGTGAAAATGCTTAGAAGCCAAGAAGCCAAGAAAGTCGTTCCAATTGACTCCTCTGCAAACCTCCCA TACAAATCATCGGGACGATCAGACGAAGAGGGGCCCACTCGCAGGGGTCCGCTCTTTAGGACCAGAGCGGACTTTCTCAGTAGGAGAGACAAACATCGCTAACAAAATAAAAGTGACCAA TCAGGCAAGGGGAAGAAGGGCAGGGACAGCTGTCTGGGGCCTTGA
- the IL2RG gene encoding cytokine receptor common subunit gamma isoform X1, producing the protein MWGKMKSLKLVLFLYLQNLPLSQTSTPVSTGTLLPQQLKLPLLGVGLNPKVLTHSGNEDITADFLLLSTPPGTLNVSTLPLPKVQCFVFNVEYMNCTWNSSSELQPTNLTLHYWYKTSNDDKVQECGHYLFSEGITSGCWFGKEEIRLYQTFVVQLQDPREPRRQDPQTLKLQDLVIPWAPANLTLRTLSESQLELSWSNRYLDHCLEHLVQYRSDRDRSWTEQSVDHRQSFSLPSVDAQKLYTFRVRSRYNPLCGSAQRWSDWSHPIHWGNTSKENPLLFALEAVLIPLGSMGLIVGLMCVYCWLERTMPRIPTLKNLEDLVTEYHGNFSAWSGVSKGLAESLQPDYSERLCHVSEISPKGGALGEGPGGSPCSQHSPYWAPPCYTLKPET; encoded by the exons ATGTGGGGGAAGATGAAGAGTTTAAAGCTAGTATTGTTCCTTTATTTGCAGAATCTACCTCTAAGTCAGACCTCCACACCAGTCTCAACAGGGACGCTGCTCCCACAACAGCTAAAG CTGCCTCTGCTGGGGGTGGGACTGAACCCGAAGGTCCTCACGCACAGTGGGAATGAAGACATCACAGCTG ATTTCCTCCTGCTCTCTACACCCCCTGGGACTCTCAACGTTTCCACTCTACCCCTCCCAAAGGTTCAGTGTTTTGTGTTCAATGTTGAGTACATGAATTGCACTTGGAACAGCAGCTCTGAGCTCCAGCCTACCAACCTAACTCTGCACTACTG GTACAAGACCTCTAATGATGATAAAGTCCAGGAGTGTGGCCACTATCTATTCTCTGAAGGGATCACTTCTGGCTGTTGGTTTGGAAAAGAGGAGATCCGCCTCTACCAAACATTTGTTGTCCAGCTCCAGGACCCACGGGAACCCAGGAGGCAGGACCCACAGACGCTAAAACTACAGGATCTGG TGATCCCCTGGGCGCCGGCGAATCTGACCCTTCGCACCCTGAGTGAATCCCAGCTAGAACTCAGCTGGAGCAACCGATACTTGGACCACTGTTTGGAGCACCTCGTGCAATACCGGAGTGACCGGGACCGCAGCTGGACT GAACAATCAGTGGATCACAGACAAAGCTTCTCTCTGCCTAGTGTGGATGCGCAGAAGCTCTACACATTCCGTGTTCGGAGCCGCTATAACCCGCTCTGTGGAAGCGCTCAGCGTTGGAGCGACTGGAGCCACCCGATCCACTGGGGCAACACTTCAAAGG AGAATCCTCTGCTGTTTGCATTGGAAGCTGTGCTTATCCCGCTTGGCTCCATGGGACTGATTGTCGGCCTCATGTGTGTGTATTGCTGGCTGGAACG GACCATGCCCCGAATTCCTACCCTCAAGAACCTAGAGGATCTGGTTACTGAATATCATGGGAACTTTTCG GCCTGGAGTGGTGTGTCTAAGGGATTGGCCGAGAGTCTGCAGCCAGACTACAGTGAACGGCTCTGCCACGTCAGTGAGATTTCCCCAAAAGGAGGAGCTCTTGGGGAAGGGCCTGGGGGCTCCCCCTGCAGTCAGCATAGCCCCTACTGGGCTCCCCCATGTTACACCCTGAAACCTGAAACCTGA
- the IL2RG gene encoding cytokine receptor common subunit gamma precursor (The RefSeq protein has 1 substitution compared to this genomic sequence): MLKPPLPVKSLLFLQLPLLGVGLNPKVLTHSGNEDITADFLLLSTPPGTLNVSTLPLPKVQCFVFNVEYMNCTWNSSSELQPTNLTLHYWYKTSNDDKVQECGHYLFSEGITSGCWFGKEEIRLYQTFVVQLQDPREPRRQDPQTLKLQDLVIPWAPANLTLRTLSESQLELNWSNRYLDHCLEHLVQYRSDRDRSWTEQSVDHRQSFSLPSVDAQKLYTFRVRSRYNPLCGSAQRWSDWSHPIHWGNTSKENPLLFALEAVLIPLGSMGLIVGLMCVYCWLERTMPRIPTLKNLEDLVTEYHGNFSAWSGVSKGLAESLQPDYSERLCHVSEISPKGGALGEGPGGSPCSQHSPYWAPPCYTLKPET; the protein is encoded by the exons ATGTTGAAGCCACCATTGCCAGTCAAATCCCTCTTATTCCTGCAGCTGCCTCTGCTGGGGGTGGGACTGAACCCGAAGGTCCTCACGCACAGTGGGAATGAAGACATCACAGCTG ATTTCCTCCTGCTCTCTACACCCCCTGGGACTCTCAACGTTTCCACTCTACCCCTCCCAAAGGTTCAGTGTTTTGTGTTCAATGTTGAGTACATGAATTGCACTTGGAACAGCAGCTCTGAGCTCCAGCCTACCAACCTAACTCTGCACTACTG GTACAAGACCTCTAATGATGATAAAGTCCAGGAGTGTGGCCACTATCTATTCTCTGAAGGGATCACTTCTGGCTGTTGGTTTGGAAAAGAGGAGATCCGCCTCTACCAAACATTTGTTGTCCAGCTCCAGGACCCACGGGAACCCAGGAGGCAGGACCCACAGACGCTAAAACTACAGGATCTGG TGATCCCCTGGGCGCCGGCGAATCTGACCCTTCGCACCCTGAGTGAATCCCAGCTAGAACTCAGCTGGAGCAACCGATACTTGGACCACTGTTTGGAGCACCTCGTGCAATACCGGAGTGACCGGGACCGCAGCTGGACT GAACAATCAGTGGATCACAGACAAAGCTTCTCTCTGCCTAGTGTGGATGCGCAGAAGCTCTACACATTCCGTGTTCGGAGCCGCTATAACCCGCTCTGTGGAAGCGCTCAGCGTTGGAGCGACTGGAGCCACCCGATCCACTGGGGCAACACTTCAAAGG AGAATCCTCTGCTGTTTGCATTGGAAGCTGTGCTTATCCCGCTTGGCTCCATGGGACTGATTGTCGGCCTCATGTGTGTGTATTGCTGGCTGGAACG GACCATGCCCCGAATTCCTACCCTCAAGAACCTAGAGGATCTGGTTACTGAATATCATGGGAACTTTTCG GCCTGGAGTGGTGTGTCTAAGGGATTGGCCGAGAGTCTGCAGCCAGACTACAGTGAACGGCTCTGCCACGTCAGTGAGATTTCCCCAAAAGGAGGAGCTCTTGGGGAAGGGCCTGGGGGCTCCCCCTGCAGTCAGCATAGCCCCTACTGGGCTCCCCCATGTTACACCCTGAAACCTGAAACCTGA
- the IL2RG gene encoding cytokine receptor common subunit gamma isoform X2, giving the protein MNCTWNSSSELQPTNLTLHYWYKTSNDDKVQECGHYLFSEGITSGCWFGKEEIRLYQTFVVQLQDPREPRRQDPQTLKLQDLVIPWAPANLTLRTLSESQLELSWSNRYLDHCLEHLVQYRSDRDRSWTEQSVDHRQSFSLPSVDAQKLYTFRVRSRYNPLCGSAQRWSDWSHPIHWGNTSKENPLLFALEAVLIPLGSMGLIVGLMCVYCWLERTMPRIPTLKNLEDLVTEYHGNFSAWSGVSKGLAESLQPDYSERLCHVSEISPKGGALGEGPGGSPCSQHSPYWAPPCYTLKPET; this is encoded by the exons ATGAATTGCACTTGGAACAGCAGCTCTGAGCTCCAGCCTACCAACCTAACTCTGCACTACTG GTACAAGACCTCTAATGATGATAAAGTCCAGGAGTGTGGCCACTATCTATTCTCTGAAGGGATCACTTCTGGCTGTTGGTTTGGAAAAGAGGAGATCCGCCTCTACCAAACATTTGTTGTCCAGCTCCAGGACCCACGGGAACCCAGGAGGCAGGACCCACAGACGCTAAAACTACAGGATCTGG TGATCCCCTGGGCGCCGGCGAATCTGACCCTTCGCACCCTGAGTGAATCCCAGCTAGAACTCAGCTGGAGCAACCGATACTTGGACCACTGTTTGGAGCACCTCGTGCAATACCGGAGTGACCGGGACCGCAGCTGGACT GAACAATCAGTGGATCACAGACAAAGCTTCTCTCTGCCTAGTGTGGATGCGCAGAAGCTCTACACATTCCGTGTTCGGAGCCGCTATAACCCGCTCTGTGGAAGCGCTCAGCGTTGGAGCGACTGGAGCCACCCGATCCACTGGGGCAACACTTCAAAGG AGAATCCTCTGCTGTTTGCATTGGAAGCTGTGCTTATCCCGCTTGGCTCCATGGGACTGATTGTCGGCCTCATGTGTGTGTATTGCTGGCTGGAACG GACCATGCCCCGAATTCCTACCCTCAAGAACCTAGAGGATCTGGTTACTGAATATCATGGGAACTTTTCG GCCTGGAGTGGTGTGTCTAAGGGATTGGCCGAGAGTCTGCAGCCAGACTACAGTGAACGGCTCTGCCACGTCAGTGAGATTTCCCCAAAAGGAGGAGCTCTTGGGGAAGGGCCTGGGGGCTCCCCCTGCAGTCAGCATAGCCCCTACTGGGCTCCCCCATGTTACACCCTGAAACCTGAAACCTGA